One window of the Trifolium pratense cultivar HEN17-A07 linkage group LG2, ARS_RC_1.1, whole genome shotgun sequence genome contains the following:
- the LOC123908385 gene encoding triacylglycerol lipase OBL1-like gives MDHSSDKFAATGFLFLQPKNIGFFELFRVYFGTTKLHKENFVQCNEVVEEESLDEYKSLVFVSLLLQKLMLLFKYPLKYLGFTIELFFNLASGNCNIFQIISNLLQGKELVDTNSADYVSIIGHLDNRVELDKRIQRDDPKYNVALSMMTSKAAYENQAFIRDTVENHWKMEVVASGDYWNDFEGEATTQAYVLLNKSDNHDTYIVTFRGTEFFDADQWSCDFDISWLELPSLGKTHAGFMKALGLQKSNMGWPKEIDKNNHGHAPEAYYFIRDLLKKHLDGNDKAKFIVTGHSLGGALAILFPAILILHEETFLLERLEGVYTFGQPRVGGDIFSKYMEKNLKENGVMFYRIVYSYDIVPRLPPDYKDILFRHFGTCLYYDRNYNCKKMQEEPNKNYFSLSEIIPMSLNAFCELIRSFFMVSRYGSEYQEGWLLRIFRLVGLVIPGASNHIPQDYVNATRLGSIPSKMD, from the exons aTGGATCATAGCTCTGACAAATTTGCAGCTACTGGATTTTTGTTCTTGCAACCCAAAAATATTGGGTTCTTTGAACTATTTAGGGTCTATTTTGGCACTACTAAGTTACACAAAGAAAACTTTGTCCAATGCAATGAGGTTGTTGAAGAGGAAAGTTTGGATGAATACAAGTCTCTTGTATTTGTATCGCTATTGTTACAAAAGTTGATGCTGTTGTTTAAGTATCCATTGAAATATCTTGGCTTCActattgagttattttttaacTTGGCTAGTGGCAATTGCAACATTTTCCAGATCATTTCCAACCTTCTCCAAG GTAAGGAGCTAGTGGATACAAATTCAGCAGATTATGTATCAATTATTGGTCATTTGGACAATAGAGTGGAATTGGACAAAAGGATCCAACGTGATGACCCCAAATATAATGTTGCTTTGTCTATGATGACTTCTAAAGCAGCTTACGAGAATCAAGCTTTTATAAGAGACACCGTTGAAAATCACTGGAAG ATGGAAGTTGTGGCAAGCGGCGATTACTGGAATG ATTTTGAAGGAGAAGCTACAACTCAAGCTTATGTACTCCTAAATAAAAGTGACAATCACGACACTTATATAGTGACTTTTAGAGGAACTGAATTCTTTGATGCTGATCAATGGTCTTGTGATTTTGATATCTCATGGTTGGAGCTTCCTAGTCTTGGAAAAACTCATGCTGGTTTCATGAAAGCTTTAGGTTTACAAAAAAGTAATATGGGATGGCCTAAAGAAATTGACAAAAATAATCATGGCCATGCACCTGAAGCGTACTACTTCATTAGAGATTTACTAAAGAAGCATTTAGATGGAAATGATAAAGCAAAATTTATTGTGACCGGTCACAGTTTAGGTGGAGCTCTTGCTATTCTATTTCCTGCAATATTGATATTGCATGAGGAAACATTTCTTTTAGAGAGGCTTGAAGGAGTGTACACATTTGGTCAACCAAGAGTTGGAGGTGATATATTTTCTAAGTACATGGAGaagaatttaaaagaaaatggtGTTATGTTTTACAGGATAGTTTACAGCTATGATATTGTTCCTAGGTTGCCCCCTGATTACAAAGATATCTTGTTTAGGCACTTTGGGACATGTCTTTATTATGACAGAAACTATAATTGCAAG AAAATGCAAGAGGAACCAAACAAAAACTACTTCTCTTTGTCAGAGATAATTCCGATGTCATTGAATGCTTTTTGTGAGCTCATAAGGAGCTTTTTTATGGTTTCAAGATATGGATCTGAGTATCAAGAGGGATGGCTTTTAAGAATTTTTCGACTTGTGGGTTTAGTAATTCCTGGTGCATCTAATCACATACCCCAAGATTATGTTAATGCTACTCGGTTGGGATCAATACCCTCGAAGATGGATTGA
- the LOC123908387 gene encoding uncharacterized protein LOC123908387, whose amino-acid sequence MDGSSENQSVKATKRQWTAEEDAVLVQGLLKLVDDGWKADAGSFKPGYTKVLEKYILNKFPGCTLKANPHIESRVKRLKSQYSAIKDMLGPSASGFGWDDTRKMIIVEKEIYSQWCKSHPTAIGLFGKPFPHFDSLDTVFGKDKASGNAAEDTVDMPVQMEKEQFASTEGGGSGINLDGDEDDFLSQIPETQTANTTNYRTGKRGGKRVKHNDDGSDSFLTSVNKLGECFASGVENMKQLSSCFMHEKVTAERRNQIVSILSEIGLSDDDVVMASMLITKDNNLCDCFFAMNTPELRKKFVVMLLRNNGFQ is encoded by the exons ATGGACGGATCTTCTGAAAATCAAAGTGTAAAAGCCACAAAGCGACAATGGACTGCCGAAGAAGATGCAGTATTAGTGCAAGGTTTGTTGAAATTGGTAGATGATGGTTGGAAGGCTGATGCAGGGTCATTTAAACCTGGTTATACTAAAGTATTAGAGAAATATATTCTCAACAAATTTCCAGGTTGCACATTAAAAGCTAACCCGCATATTGAATCAAGGGTGAAACGTCTAAAATCACAATATTCTGCAATCAAAGATATGTTGGGTCCAAGTGCAAGTGGTTTTGGGTGGGATGATACTCGGAAGATGATTATAGTGGAGAAGGAGATCTATAGTCAATGGTGCAAG TCTCATCCTACTGCAATTGGCTTGTTTGGAAAACCATTTCCACACTTTGATTCTTTGGATACTGTATTCGGAAAAGATAAAGCATCTGGTAATGCAGCAGAAGATACTGTTGATATGCCTGTTCAGATGGAGAAGGAACAGTTTGCATCAACTGAAGGGGGCGGGTCAGGAATTAATTTGGATGGCGATGAAGATGATTTTCTGTCACAGATACCAGAAACACAGACAGCTAACACTACTAATTATAGGACTGGAAAGCGTGGGGGGAAAAGGGTGAAGCATAATGATGATGGTTCTGATAGCTTCTTAACTTCAGTGAACAAGTTAGGTGAGTGTTTTGCTAGCGGTGTTGAGAATATGAAACAACTATCCTCTTGTTTTATGCACGAGAAAGTCACAGCTGAAAGGAGGAATCAAATTGTCTCCATATTAAGTGAAATAGGACTATCTGATGATGATGTTGTGATGGCTTCTATGCTTATAACCAAAGACAACAACCTCTGTGATTGTTTTTTCGCTATGAATACTCCTGAATTGAGAAAGAAGTTTGTGGTCATGCTGTTACGTAACAATGGTTTTCAGTAG
- the LOC123908386 gene encoding protein ALP1-like, whose amino-acid sequence MTRLMKVRERKKRIIAMFIIYMDMLNNFMLLAIMLCYHALSERLKKRKRSWDCYERSLIREVHFRRIIYNSDLACIENTRMDRAAFHKLCDMLKVIGGLLPTRHMCVEELVAMFLHILAHHVKNRMIRRQFVRSGETISRHFTNVLLSVLRCHKELLKQPKPILEGNTDERWKYFKNCLGALDGTYIKVNVPEADKSRYRTRKGEIATNVLGVCSPDLQFIYVLPGWEGSAADSRVLRDAISRPNGLKVPQGYYYLCDAGYMNGEGFLTPYRGQRYHLSEWRNGLQPSTPKEFFNMKHSSARNVIERCFGLLKGRWAILREKSFYPVKTQGRIITACCLLHNHIRKEMVLDPLERNLGYDEVSDEVMSGDMITTVEPSTAWSQWRDNFALEIFNRWRGGNH is encoded by the exons atGACACGTTTGATGAAAGTGCGTGAAAGGAAGAAAAGGATTATAGCAATGTTTATCATATATATGGACATGTTGAATAATTTTATGTTGCTGGCCATTATGTTATGCTACCATGCTTTAAGTGAGCGCTTGAAAAAGCGAAAAAGATCATGGGATTGTTATGAAAGAAGTTTAATTAGAGAAGTTCATTTTCGTAGAATTATTTACAATAGTGATTTGGCTTGTATTGAGAATACAAGGATGGATAGGGCTGCTTTTCATAAACTATGTGACATGTTAAAAGTTATTGGTGGATTACTTCCTACTCGACATATGTGTGTTGAGGAATTGGTGGCCATGTTTTTACACATATTGGCACACCATGTTAAGAATAGAATGATTAGAAGACAATTTGTTAGGTCCGGTGAAACAATTAGTAGACATTTCACAAATGTATTATTGTCAGTTTTGAGGTGTCACAAAGAATTGTTAAAACAACCTAAACCAATATTGGAGGGAAACACAGACGAAAGatggaaatattttaaaaattgtttaggAGCTCTTGATGGCACTTACATCAAGGTCAATGTGCCTGAAGCTGACAAAAGTAGATACAGAACAAGGAAGGGTGAGATAGCTACAAATGTGTTAGGTGTCTGTTCACCGGATTTACAATTCATATATGTTTTGCCTGGTTGGGAGGGATCGGCTGCAGACTCTAGAGTCCTTAGAGATGCTATTTCTCGACCAAATGGTTTAAAGGTTCCTCAAG GgtattattatttatgtgatGCTGGATACATGAATGGAGAAGGATTTCTTACTCCTTATAGAGGTCAAAGGTATCACCTCAGTGAGTGGAGGAATGGGTTACAACCATCTACCCCTAAAGAATTTTTCAATATGAAACATTCTTCAGCTAGGAATGTAATAGAAAGATGTTTTGGGCTTTTGAAAGGACGTTGGGCTATATTGAGAGAGAAGTCATTTTATCCTGTAAAAACTCAAGGAAGAATAATAACAGCTTGTTGTCTTCTACATAACCATATTCGTAAAGAAATGGTATTGGATCCTCTGGAAAGGAATTTAGGATATGATGAGGTCTCCGATGAAGTCATGTCTGGTGACATGATAACTACGGTGGAGCCAAGTACTGCATGGAGTCAATGGAGAGATAATTTTGCATTAGAAATATTTAATAGGTGGAGAGGAGGAAATCATTGA
- the LOC123911069 gene encoding triacylglycerol lipase OBL1-like, producing MGHIDNRVELDKSIQREDPKYNVALSMMASKAAYENKAFIQDTVQNHWKMEIVASGDYWNDYQQKATTEAFVLLDKSNNYDTYIVTFRGTELFDADQWSYDFDVSWLELPGLGKTHAGFMKALGLQKSNIGWPKEIKTNPNHVPEAYYFIRDLLKNHLNENDKAKFIVTGHSLGGALAILFPAILMLHEETLLLERLQVVYTFGQPRVGDGIFAEYMEKNLKHNGIKYYRMVYSYDIIPRFPPDIKDDLFKHFGTCLYFDRTIMARYKVQEEPNKNYFSLSAISPMTLNVICELMRSFTMVSRFGSEYQEGWILRIFRFVGLVFPGAPDHLPQDYVNATRLGSIPSKVD from the exons ATGGGTCATATTGACAATAGAGTGGAGTTGGACAAAAGCATCCAACGTGAAGACCCCAAATATAATGTTGCTTTGTCTATGATGGCTTCTAAAGCAGCTTACGAGAATAAAGCTTTTATACAAGATACTGTTCAAAATCATTGGAAG ATGGAAATTGTTGCAAGCGGTGACTACTGGAATG ATTATCAACAAAAAGCTACAACTGAAGCTTTTGTGCTCCTAGATAAGAGTAATAACTACGACACCTACATAGTAACTTTCAGAGGAACTGAACTCTTTGATGCTGATCAATGGTCTTATGATTTTGATGTCTCATGGTTAGAGCTTCCTGGTTTGGGAAAAACCCATGCTGGTTTTATGAAAGCCTTAGGTTTACAGAAAAGCAACATTGGCTGGCCgaaagaaattaaaacaaatcCTAACCATGTACCTGAAGCCTACTATTTCATTAGAGATTTACTGAAGAATCATTTGAATGAAAATGATAAAGCAAAGTTTATTGTGACTGGTCATAGTCTAGGTGGAGCTTTGGCGATTCTGTTTCCTGCAATATTGATGTTGCATGAGGAGACACTTCTTTTGGAGAGGCTTCAAGTGGTGTACACATTTGGTCAACCAAGAGTTGGAGATGGTATATTTGCGGAATACATGGAGAAGAATTTGAAACATAATGGTATTAAGTATTATAGGATGGTTTACAGCTATGATATTATTCCTAGATTTCCTCCTGATATCAAGGATGACTTGTTTAAACACTTTGGGACATGTCTTTATTTTGACAGAACTATAATGGCAAGGTAT AAAGTGCAAGAGGAGCCAAACAAGAACTACTTTTCTTTGTCAGCGATATCACCGATGACACTGAATGTTATTTGTGAGCTCATGAGGAGCTTCACTATGGTGTCTAGATTTGGATCAGAGTATCAAGAGGGATGGATTTTAAGAATATTTCGATTTGTAGGCTTAGTATTTCCTGGAGCACCTGATCACCTACCCCAAGATTATGTTAATGCTACTCGATTGGGATCAATTCCCTCCAAGGTGGATTGA